In Cottoperca gobio chromosome 1, fCotGob3.1, whole genome shotgun sequence, a genomic segment contains:
- the micall1a gene encoding MICAL-like protein 1 isoform X4: MVSMKVPDRLSIITYVSQYYNFFNNKSQANPPCMKRLSSAGHNEPAQKRPPTPLEDKVVESEPSQPTEAGVEAVAAVKRSTLSSTCAACQKHVHLVQRFLVDGKLYHRNCFRCTECRSTLLPGSYKLGSNSGALVCTHHLARHASANQNGRPDLSQRPPGVVQSVRTGRSAVPHASPSERDQARTPSPVSQTNETDMPTDDSATVTAATTSTADSKEMDGSAETEVMPRSSSPPNPFDESDEEEVEKEEEEEETKTPVKLTTNGELPSTPISHHEAASRPVPAPRRVAEPTPPPRPAPRVRLPRPADGLTVGEYQKPLKPPIPPKPRERSRSPGSLSSGTHKPKDPPWLALVQSESKKKKAPPRPPAGQATPPLTGSMSSLKGEGSRPSTPPPPPNPFEDDDDDNVEVEEEEGSEGAIPPTVVVSHPWYSISQAADAPGVDTPPSGGSSSRSASPGSGKNKKRLAPLAPRPPAGHQVLSHSQPSSCSPSPALSTESLSSCSDSSSHPPLGCSASSDQEHAFTKSVSEPSICSPCDSLASPSSSSTERLPHPSLSPYPSSMPSNASSAPATPETSRSWVTKGTGAPPPRPPTTLSPLASGASQSHNKPICKENPFNRKASPSPAKSKSKPPKGPRPARPPAPGHGFPLIKRKVQSDQYIPVEDIHGEMGQLEKQLDELEQKGVELEKKLRDNPNDEDEEHLLVDWFTLIHEKHLLVRREAELVYTAKQQNLEERQADVEYELRCLLNKPEKDWTEEDKSREQELMSELVTIIEQRNQIVNNMDQDRQREEEEDKLMEAMLKKKDFHKDPDVDQQPKKKGAKFKPIKVLKRLSHKGEPGKSRSPRKEKTP, encoded by the exons ATGGTGTCCATGAAAGTGCCTGACCGGCTCAGCATCATCACATACGTCTCCCAGTACTACAACTTCTTCAACAACAAGTCTCAAG CAAACCCCCCTTGCATGAAAAGGCTGAGTTCTGCCGGTCATAATGAGCCTGCCCAGAAAAGGCCCCCGACCCCTTTGGAAGACAAAGTGGTTGAGTCTGAG CCGAGCCAGCCCACAGAGGCAGGTGTAGAAGCGGTCGCAGCCGTCAAGCGCAGCACGTTGAGCAGCACCTGCGCAGCCTGCCAGAAACACGTCCACCTCGTGCAGAGGTTTCTGGTGGACGGCAAGCTCTACCATCGCAACTGCTTCAG GTGCACAGAGTGTCGCAGCACTTTGCTTCCTGGATCCTACAAATTAGGAAGCAACTCTGGGGCCTTGGTCTGTACACATCACCTTGCAAGGCATgcttcagccaatcagaacGGCCGGCCAGATCTCAGTCAGAGACCACCGGGGGTAGTTCAGTCTGTCAGGACTGGTCGCAGCGCAGTTCCTCACGCCTCGCCCTCTGAGAGGGACCAGGCAAGGACTCCTTCTCCAGTTAGCCAAACAAATGAGACTGACATGCCTACGGATGACTCTGCCACAGTCACTGCTGCTACAACAAGTACAGCAGACTCAAAAGAGATGGATGGCAGCGCTGAGACGGAGGTGATGCcacgttcttcttctcctcccaaCCCTTTTGATGAGAGTGACGAAGAAGAggtggagaaagaagaagaagaagaagaaactaaaaCACCAGTGAAATTGACGACCAATGGGGAGCTCCCCTCTACACCGATCAGTCATCATGAAGCTGCCAGTCGGCCAGTACCGGCCCCCCGCCGGGTCGCTGAGCCCACCCCTCCTCCTCGCCCTGCCCCTCGGGTTCGCCTACCCCGTCCTGCAGATGGTCTTACAGTCG GTGAATACCAGAAGCCTCTGAAGCCTCCGATTCCTCCCAAACCCCGAGAAAGATCCCGTTCTCCTGGAAG CCTGTCCAGTGGCACCCATAAACCCAAAGACCCACCTTGGCTCGCCCTGGTCCAATCAGaatccaagaagaagaaagcccCTCCCCGTCCCCCTGCCGGACAGGCAACCCCTCCCCTTACAGGCTCTATGTCCTCTCTCAAAGGGGAGGGCTCCAGACCCAGCACGCCCCCACCGCCCCCCAACCCATtcgaggatgatgatgatgataatgtcgaggtagaggaagaggaggggagcgAAGGTGCGATTCCACCCACCGTTGTGGTGAGTCACCCGTGGTACAGCATCAGTCAGGCCGCTGACGCGCCAGGTGTGGACACTCCCCCTAGTGGAGGAAGCTCGTCCCGCTCTGCCAGCCCCGGGAGCGGCAAGAACAAGAAGCGGCTGGCACCTCTTGCTCCACGGCCTCCTGCAGGTCACCAAG ttctctctcactctcagcCCTCCTCTTGCTCTCCCTCTCCAGCTCTCAGCACAGAGAGTCTGTCTTCCTGCTCAGACAGCTCCTCCCATCCCCCTCTGGGTTGCAGTGCCAGCAGCGACCAGGAACACGCCTTCACCAAAAGTGTCTCTGAGCCTTCGATCTGTTCCCCTTGCGACTCTTTGGcctcaccttcctcctcctcgacCGAGCGCCTGCCCCACCCTTCCCTAAGCCCCTACCCTTCTTCCATGCCGTCAAATGCCAGCTCGGCTCCAGCCACCCCAGAGACCAGCCGCAGCTGGGTGACCAAAGGGACCGGAGCCCCTCCTCCGCGACCCCCGACGACCCTCAGCCCATTGGCCTCCGGAGCCTCCCAATCACACAATAAG CCGATCTGTAAGGAGAACCCGTTCAACAGGAAAGCTTCTCCCTCCCCTGCTAAATCCAAATCCAAACCACCAAAAGGCCCTCGTCCTGCCAGACCGCCGGCCCCAGGCCATGGCTTCCCTCTTATCAAACGCAAG gTGCAGTCAGACCAGTACATCCCAGTAGAGGACATCCACGGGGAGATGGGTCAGCTGGAGAAGCAGCTGGATGAACTGGAGCAGAAGGGAGTGGAGCTGGAGAAGAAGCTGAGGGACAACCCCAACG atgaggatgaagagcacCTGTTGGTCGACTGGTTCACTCTCATCCATGAGAAACACCTTTTAGTACGACGAGAAGCTGAGCTGGTCTACAC AGCGAAGCAGCAGAACCTGGAAGAGAGGCAAGCTGACGTGGAGTATGAGCTGAGGTGTCTTCTCAACAAACCAG AGAAAGACTGGACGGAGGAGGACAAGAGTCGGGAGCAGGAGCTAATGTCTGAGCTGGTGACCATCATTGAACAGCGCAACCAAATCGTCAACAACATGGACCAGGACAGGCAGAG ggaggaagaggaggataaaCTTATGGAAGCCATGCTGAAGAAAAAAG ACTTCCATAAGGATCCGGACGTCGACCAGCAGCCGAAGAAAAAAGGAGCGAAGTTCAAACCCATCAAGGTTCTCAAGCGGTTGAGCCATAAAGGAGAACCGGGCAAAAGCCGCAGCCCCCGCAAGGAGAAGACCCCATAG